The following nucleotide sequence is from Caldicellulosiruptor saccharolyticus DSM 8903.
GGTGGACATTGATCCAGTTAGCTTTTACCAAAAACTACAAAGCAGCCTTGAACTTCCAAGAACCTCACAGCCAAGCCCTGAGCAGTTTTTAAAGGTTTTCAAAGAAGAGCTTGAAAAAGGAAATGAGGTTGTGTCAATACATCTTTCATCGAAGCTATCTGGAACATATAATTCTGCCTGCATTGCTAAGGAGATGATAGGAAGTGAAAAAATCTACCCCATTGATGGTAGAACTGCCTCAATTGGCACGGGAATTTTAGCAATACTTGCAAAGAGATTAGCAGATGAAGGGAGAAGTGGCAAAGAGATAGCAGATATCATTGAGAAAAAGAAAAAGGCTATTCGACATCTTTTTGCTGTTGAGACCTTAGAATATCTTAAAAAAGGTGGGAGAATCTCACCTGCAAAAGCAACACTTGGAAATGTACTCAATATAAAACCTATATTACACATTGTAGATGGAGTTGTTGAGCCATTTGACAAGGTAAGAGGTATGAAAAGGGCTATACCTCGGATAATTGATGAGATAAAACAAAAAGGGCTCAAACTAACAAAGCAGCTTTGTGGGTTTTCGTATGCAGGAAGTTTAGATGAGGCAAAAGAATATGTAGAGATGATAAAAAAAGAGCTATCACCGGGTGAGCTTATTGTAACACAGATTGGAAGTGTAATTGGCACATACGTTGGACCTGGTACGGTTGCTTTTATATTCTTTGAGGAATAATAAAGATAAAATCTCTATATTACTTTTAGCTACAGGATAGCCTGTAGCTTATTATATTTTATTTTTGAAAAAGGGTGTGGTAAGAAAGTGGTTGTTAAAGACAAAGTGTTCAAGCTGCTGTATAGCGTCGAGAAGCCAGGAAGGTATATTGGAAATGAAATAAACATGGTAGAAAAAGACCCCAAAAAGGTTGATATAAGATTTGCGTTTTGTTTTCCTGACATTTATGAGATTGGCATGTCACATTTAGGACTTAAAATTTTGTATCACCTTTTGAACAAAAGAGAAGACGTCTATTGCGAGCGTGCTTTTATGCCGTGGATTGATATGCAAGAAAAGATGCAAAAGGAAGGTATAAAACTGTTTACACTCGAGACTTTTACTACCATAGATGAATTCGACATAATAGGTTTTTCGCTTTCATATGAAATGAGCTACACAAATGTTTTAAAGATGTTAAAGTTATCTGGAATTCCTCTTGAGTGCAAAAGCAGGCCAAAAGGTATGCCAATTGTTATTGCAGGTGGGCCTTGTACGTATAATCCTGAACCACTCTGGGAGTTCATAGATGTATTTGTAATTGGTGAAGGCGAAGAGGTTATTTTAGAATTTGTTGACCTTTTTAAAGAGTATAAATTTTCTGAAATGTCAAAAGAGGAATTTTTGCTAAGGTGTGCAAACATTGAAGGATGTTATGTCCCGTCGTTTTATGAAGTAAAGTACAATCAAGATGGTACTATCAAGGCTATTTTACCAACAACAAGTCAAGTGCCTGGAAAGGTAAAAAAGAGAATTATAAAAGACATGAACAGTGTATACTTTCCAACAAAAATGATTACACCTTTGATTGAAGTTGTTCATGACAGGGCAGTTGTTGAGGTTTTCAGAGGATGTGGACGTGGATGTAGGTTTTGCCAAGCTGGTGTAATTTACAGGCCAGTCAGGTTCAGAAGTATGGGGAAAGTGATAGAGTATTCAAAAGAGCTTATTGAAAATACAGGGTGTAACGAGCTTTCGCTTATTTCTCTGAGCACAAGTGACTATCCCAACATAGAAACCTTAGCAAAGAATATCTTACAATTTACAGAGGACAAAAAGGTAAATATTTCTCTTCCTTCTCTCAGGCTTGACTCAACATCCTTAGAGCTTTTAAAACAAATAGAAAAAGTTAGAAAACCTACATTGACATTTGCACCAGAAGCAGGCACGCAGAGACTTAGAGATGTTATAAACAAGAACATTAAAGAAGAAGACATATACTCTACAGTCAGACTTGCTTTTGAAAGAGGATTTCAAAATGTAAAACTTTATTTCATGTTAGGTCTTCCAACAGAAACAGACGAGGATATTATAGGGATATATGAGATTGCAAGAAATATAAGACAGATTTATTCGGACCTGGGATTAAAAAAGAGGATCAGAATTACAGTTTCAACGTCATTTTTTGTACCAAAACCACACACACCATTTCAGTGGGAGCCACAGGACAGCATTGATGAGATGAAAAGAAAGATGAAAATGTTAAAAGAAAAGTTGTCAAAAGTAAAAGACGTTGAGTACAACTGGCATGATTTTTATTTGAGCAAACTTGAGGCAGTACTCTCACGAGGTGATAGGAGACTGTCAGCTGTTTTGAAAAATGCCCTTGAACTTGGCTGCCAATTTGATGAGTGGGGAGAGTTTTTCGACTTTTCAAAATGGCAGTTAGCTTTTGAAAAAGAAAACGTTGATTACAAGTTCTATTCAGACAGAAGAAGGGATTTTAATGAGATTTTGCCGTGGGAGATGATAGATACTGGTGTGTCAAAAGAGTTTTTGATAAAAGAATGCAAGCTTGCATATGAAGCAAAACCAACACCTTCGTGTTTTGAAAGATGTGTTGGATGTGGGGTAGCTACTTTTAAAGGAGGAATCTGTGTTGGTAAAAAGGTATAGATTTTACTTTTCACGGGATTTGCCTTCTTGCTTTATCTCACATCTTGACATGGTAAGACTGTTTGAAAGAGCATTTAAAAGACTGGGTATTAAACTTAAATTTACTGAAGGATTTAACCCACATCCGAAAATCACCTTTATCTTGCCAATGGCAGTCGGACTTTGCTCGCCTGAAGAGATGTTTGAGGTTGATGTTGAAGAGGAGTTAGATGAAAAGGTAATAGAAAAACTAAACTTAATTTTACCAAAAGGACTAAAAGTGTTGAAAATTGAAGAAACAATTGATAAAATACAAGTAAGCGATATGTATTATAAATGTTTTATTGAAGCTAAGGAAGATTTTTGTAAGCTTTTTGAAGATTTTATGAAAGAAAATCCAAAAATAAGACGTGAAAAAGAGGGAAAAGTGATATTCCGAAATGTCTGGGACTATCTTTTAAACTACGAATGCAATAAAAAGGAAAATAATATAGAGATTGTATTTCATATCAACGTCATAAATGGGAGTTATATCAAGCCAGAGGATATAATAAAGTCATTTTCAGAGAAATATAATCTTGAATATAAGATTGTAAAAATAGAAAGAGAAAAAGTAAATTATCAAAGGGTGATATAATGCAAAGTGAAATTATAGTAGATGTTAGTTTTGGTGAGACCCGAGTTGCAGTTTTAGAAGACAAAGAACTTGTTGAGATTTATATCGAAAGGAATGACCAGCAGAGCATAGTTGGAAATATCTACAAAGGGGTTGTTGAAAACATCCTACCCGGCATGGACGCAGCATTTGTAAACATCGGCCAGGACAAAAATGCTTTTTTGTACTTAGGAGATATAAATAGGCTTGAGTTTGGTGATACAGATGAATACTATGAGATAAAGACAAATCCGCTTGCCCTGCGGTGTGGGCAAGAAATAGTTGTTCAGGTAATAAAAGAGGCATATGACCAAAAAGGACCAAGGGTAACAACCAATATAACACTGCCAGGCAGGTATTTAGTTCTTTTACCAAATACAGATTATATTGGAATTTCAAAGAGAATAGAGTTTGAAGAAGAGAGAACAAGGCTAAAAGAGATTGCGTGCAAAATCAAACCAGATGGAATGGGGCTTATTGTCAGAACTGCAGCAGAAGGCAAGAGCGAAGAGGTTTTGCGAAACGAGCTTGAGTTTTTGAGAAACCTCTGGCAGAAGATAAGGCAAAAGAGCAAAGAAAGTGCGCCTGTTCTTTTGTACAAGGATTATGACCTTGTCTTTAAAGCTGTAAGAGATATGTTCACAAATCAGGTAGACAGGTTTGTAATAAATGACAGGAAAAAGTATAACAAAATAATAGAGTTTTTATCTACTTATGCGCCAAGTCTTAAAAGCAAGGTTGAGTATTTTAATCTTGCAACAAACATATTTGAATATTTTCAGATAGAGCAAAAGTTGTCAAAGGCTTTGTCAAAGCGTATATGGTTGAAGAGCGGCGGATATATAGTAATAGATGAGACAGAGGCTTTGACTGTGATAGATGTCAATACAGGAAAGTTTGTTGGGAAAAATGATGTTTCAGAGACAATTCTAAAAACAAATCTTGAAGCGGCAGTTGAGATTGCAAGACAGATTAGGCTCCGTGACATAGGTGGAATTATAATAATTGACTTTATTGATATGAAAAATCCTGAGCACCAAAAACTTGTATTAGATGCTTTAAAAGAAGCTTTGAAACGCGACAAGACCAAAACAGTTGTTGTTGGTATAACTCCTTTGGGCCTTGTTGAGATGACAAGAAAAAAGGTCAGGCAACGACTTAGCTGTATCATGCAGTCGTGCTGTCCTTACTGTGAAGGTAGTGGGAAAATCTTGTCACCCGAAACAGTGGGTTTAAAAGTCTTAAAGGAGATTGAATGGTATTTTAAAAATAGAGTTGAGGAAAAGTTCTTTGTTGAGATAAATACCAAGGTATGCGAGGTTTTAAGGAAGGGTGAGGTAGATAGAATAAAAGAGCTTCAAGAAAAGTACAAGAAAAAAGTATATCTAAAAGCTTCTTCTAATATCCACATTAACAAGTTCACAATATGTCCTGTAAAAGATGAAGACCATTACATGGCACTGTGTGGAGCTCTTTCTGAGGGTGATGAGGTTTTGGCATTTGTTGAGGAAGAAGATAAATTCAATCCCAAAAATGCAGTTGGGTATGTTAACCAGAACAGAATAGAATTTGACGATGCTTCTGACCTTATTGGTAAATATATTTATGCGAAGGTTGAAAAGGTATATGGTACTATGTCAAAAGGCAAGATTTTAGAAGTGTGTGAAGAGAATAAGGAGGATGTGAAGGAGTTTTAATTTGGTTGAAAAAAGTATAAATTTTTTGATAAAATAGAAGAGCAAAATTTTATAGCGGAGGGAAGCCGATGGTTGAAGCAGGCGATTTTCGAAGAGGATTGACAATAGAGTACGATGGTCAAATCTTTCAGGTTATTGAGTTTTTGCATGTAAAACCTGGTAAGGGTGCAGCGTTTGTAAGAACAAAATTAAAAAATATAAAAACTGGAGCTGTAATTGAAAAGACATTCAGACCTGATGAGAGAATGCCGCTTGCACACATTGAAAGAAGGGAAATGCAGTATCTTTACAATGATGGGGAACTTTATTATTTCATGGATACACAAACATATGAACAGATAGCGTTAAACCAAGAAATGGTTGGTGATGCACTAAAGTTTGTAAAGGAGAACATGACAGTTACAATTCTTTCTCACAATGGTAGCGTATTTGGAGTTGAGCCGCCAAGGTTTGTTGAGCTTGAAGTCATTGACACAGAACCAGGCTTCAAAGGCGATACTCAAACAGGTGCAACAAAACCTGCTAAGGTTGAGACAGGTGCTGTCATTCAGGTGCCATTGTTTATAAACGTTGGTGACAAGATAAAGATTGACACATCAACAGAAGAGTATTTGTCAAGAGTGTAATTTATTAAATATTGTAATTTTGTATGTTAGTGTGTATAAACCATTTTTAATGGGTAAATATTAAGTATAGAGAGGTTATCTTGTTTTTTAGGAGGACAATCGAATGGAAAATTTATATGAAAAGGTAGCGTATTTAAGAGGACTGGCAGACGGGCTTGGGGTTAGCGAAGAGTCTAAGGAAGGAAGGCTTATAAGAAGTATTATTGATGTGCTGGACGAGTTTGCAGACGCTATAAATGAGTTAGATACCAGATATAGTGAGCTTGAAGATGTTGTTGAGTCCCTTGATGAGGATTTAGAAAAGTTAGAAGATGAAGTGTATGAAGATTATGATGATGAAGAATATGATGACTACTATGATGAAGAAGATGAGGATGAAGACTTGATTGAAATAACATGCCCCAATTGCAAAGTGACATTCTACTTAGAAGAAGACGAGTACTTAAATGAAGACGAGATTGAATGTCCAAATTGCAACGAAGTTATTTATCTTGATGAATTAGAAGAAGAGTATGACCATGAAGAGTATGACCAAGATTACGAAGATGATGAAAAAGATGAAGAAAGTGAAGAAAACGGCCAGAATAAATAGTTATATTGAAATCTAAAAAAGCCGGTGATATAATTGCCGGCTTTTTTATTTTGTATCTTATTTGTCACAGCAGAGCAATTGTTTTATATTGACAAAAGAATGTATTTTGGCTGTGTAGAAAATGTATAATAATAAGATTGTCAAATTATTGACATTGCTAAGTAGTTTAGATATAATTAAACATAAATAATCATTCAGTTTTATTGAAAGGGGTAGAAAATTAACCATGAGAAAACCAAAACTGCTAATGACACCTGGCCCAACTCCACTTCCACCAGAGGTAATTACTGCCATGTCTCAACAGATTATTCATCATCGTACAAAAGAATTTGCTGAAATCTTTTCAAGAGTAAATGAAAACCTAAAAAAGGTATTTCAGACAAAAAACAATGTACTTACCTTTGCTGCATCTGGTACTGGTGCAATGGAAGCAAGTGCTGTTAATTTCTTTTCAGAAGGTGATACTGTCTTAGTTGTTTCAGTTGGTGTATTTGGGGATAGATTTATTAATATCTGTAAAACATTTGGGCTCAACGTAATTGAGAAAAAATATCCTCACGGCGAGGCTGCTAATATTGATGAGATTATAGACATTCTTGAAAATGACAAGTCAAATATAAAAGGTGTGTTTATAACACACAATGAGACATCTACTGGTGTGACAAATCCAATCGAAAAACTTGCAAGGTATTTGAAAGACAAGGACAAAATTTTGATAGTTGACGCTGTAAGTTCTCTTGGAGCAATTGATTTGAAGACAGATGAGTGGGGCGTTGACGTTGTTGTAACAGGTTCTCAAAAAGCTTTGATGTCACCACCAGGTCTTGCGTTTGTCTCTGTGTCTGACAAGGCATGGGAGTTTTACAAGACATCTAAATTAAGAAAATTTTACTGGGACTTTAAGAAGTATCAAGACAATCTCCTAAAAGAAAGCCAAGACACTCCTTTCACGCCTGCTGTTACATTAATAAGAGCAGTTGATGTAGGATTGAAACTTCTATTGGACTATGGGCTTGAGAACAACTTCAAGAGACATACAAGGCTTGCAAAACTCACTCAGCTTGCCGTTGATAAACTCAATTTAGAGCTTCTGCCAAAGAAAGAGTACTCATCTGCTGTAATTACTGCTATTAAGGCACCTGAAGGCATTGACATTGAAAAGGTAAGAAAGATAATGAATCAAAAGTATGATATAATGGTAGCTGGTGGGCAGGCAAATCTCAAAGGTAAAATAATCAGAATAGGACATATGGGGTATGTTGATGAGTTTGATTTGCTAAAGACAATTCAGTGTTTCGAGCTTTCGCTTTTAGAGTGTGGATATAAGAATTTTGAGGTTGGTGAGCCAACAAAGGCTATTTTACAGGAAATTGCTAAGGAGGTTGTGTAGGTTAAATGAAGGTTTTAATAACAGAGAGAATTGCTAAAGAGGGTATAGAGATTTTGCTTGCTGAAGGAATTGAGGTTGATGAGAAAATAGGTCTTTCACATGATGAGATTTGCAACATTATAGGTGACTATGATGCTTTAATTGTCCGAAGCGCAACAAAGGTCAATGAACAGATGATAAAGTGCGGCAAGAACTTAAAAGTAATTGCAAGAGCAGGCGTTGGTATTGACAATGTAGATGTAGAGGCTGCAACAAAACAAGGTATCATTGTTGTAAATGCTCCAGAGGGGAATATTATGGCGGCTGCTGAGCTCACAATAGGCCTTATATTTAGCATTTTTAGAAACATTCCGCAGGCATACATGGCTTGCAAACATGGCGATTTCAGAAGAAATAGGTTCAAAGGTGTTGAGCTTTACGAAAAAACAGCTGGAATAATTGGTTTTGGCAAGATTGGGGCACTTGTTTCCGAAAGACTGAAAGCTTGTGGTATGAGAGTAATAGCTTACGACCCATATGTGTCTGAAGAGAAGTTCAAGAAGTTTGGTGTTGAGAGGGTTGACTTTGAAACACTTCTGAGAGAATCTGACCTCATAACAATTCACACGCCTAAGACACCGGAGACTTATAATTTAATTTCTGAAAAAGAATTCAAAAAGATGAAAAAAGGAGTAAGAATAGTCAACTGTGCACGCGGTGGAGTTATCAACGAAAAAGACTTATACAATGCTATAAAAGAAGGAATAGTGGCTGCAGCAGCCTTAGATGTTTTAGAAAAAGAGCCAAACTTTGAGGTTGAGAAGCAAGATTATTACAATCCACTGCTGGAGCTTGACAATGTTGTGATAACACCTCACTTAGGAGCATCAACTCAAGAAGCCCAAGTAAATGTTGCTGTGTCTGTTGCAAGAGAGGTAGCTGCAGTGCTAAAGGGCGGAATTGCTAAAAACGCAGTCAATCTTCCTGCGTTTGAAAAGGAAAAACTTGATGAGATTATGCCATACTTAGAGCTTGCGGAGGCAATGGGAAAAATCTTTATCCAGGCAGAAAGAGCTTTTGCAAATAAAATTGAAATAATCTACAGTGGCCAGATTGATCCTAAAATGACAACTTGGTTGACACGAGCACTTTTAAAGGGCTATCTTGAGTTTTCTGTTCAGGACACTGTTAACTATGTAAACTCTCAGGTACTTGCTACAGAGCAAGGTATTGAGGTTATTGAAAGCAAAAAACAAGAAAGTGGAAAATTTAAGAATATGATAACTGCAAGATTTACAACAGATGAAAAGGTGTTAGAATTTTCTGGCACAGTCTATAACAATGAGGGAAGGATTATAGATTTCTTTGGTTATAAAGTCGACTTCAAGCCAGAAAAGTACATGCTTCTTATTCAGAACATTGACAAGCCTGGTATGATAGGCAAGATTGGCACAATTGTTGGTGAGTATGGTATCAACATTGCTACTATGCAGGTTTCTCGCA
It contains:
- the serA gene encoding phosphoglycerate dehydrogenase, which codes for MKVLITERIAKEGIEILLAEGIEVDEKIGLSHDEICNIIGDYDALIVRSATKVNEQMIKCGKNLKVIARAGVGIDNVDVEAATKQGIIVVNAPEGNIMAAAELTIGLIFSIFRNIPQAYMACKHGDFRRNRFKGVELYEKTAGIIGFGKIGALVSERLKACGMRVIAYDPYVSEEKFKKFGVERVDFETLLRESDLITIHTPKTPETYNLISEKEFKKMKKGVRIVNCARGGVINEKDLYNAIKEGIVAAAALDVLEKEPNFEVEKQDYYNPLLELDNVVITPHLGASTQEAQVNVAVSVAREVAAVLKGGIAKNAVNLPAFEKEKLDEIMPYLELAEAMGKIFIQAERAFANKIEIIYSGQIDPKMTTWLTRALLKGYLEFSVQDTVNYVNSQVLATEQGIEVIESKKQESGKFKNMITARFTTDEKVLEFSGTVYNNEGRIIDFFGYKVDFKPEKYMLLIQNIDKPGMIGKIGTIVGEYGINIATMQVSRNKKGEKAVMVCEIDGALPDEAVEKLKSVDGILRVTMARL
- a CDS encoding TIGR03960 family B12-binding radical SAM protein, yielding MVVKDKVFKLLYSVEKPGRYIGNEINMVEKDPKKVDIRFAFCFPDIYEIGMSHLGLKILYHLLNKREDVYCERAFMPWIDMQEKMQKEGIKLFTLETFTTIDEFDIIGFSLSYEMSYTNVLKMLKLSGIPLECKSRPKGMPIVIAGGPCTYNPEPLWEFIDVFVIGEGEEVILEFVDLFKEYKFSEMSKEEFLLRCANIEGCYVPSFYEVKYNQDGTIKAILPTTSQVPGKVKKRIIKDMNSVYFPTKMITPLIEVVHDRAVVEVFRGCGRGCRFCQAGVIYRPVRFRSMGKVIEYSKELIENTGCNELSLISLSTSDYPNIETLAKNILQFTEDKKVNISLPSLRLDSTSLELLKQIEKVRKPTLTFAPEAGTQRLRDVINKNIKEEDIYSTVRLAFERGFQNVKLYFMLGLPTETDEDIIGIYEIARNIRQIYSDLGLKKRIRITVSTSFFVPKPHTPFQWEPQDSIDEMKRKMKMLKEKLSKVKDVEYNWHDFYLSKLEAVLSRGDRRLSAVLKNALELGCQFDEWGEFFDFSKWQLAFEKENVDYKFYSDRRRDFNEILPWEMIDTGVSKEFLIKECKLAYEAKPTPSCFERCVGCGVATFKGGICVGKKV
- a CDS encoding CD1247 N-terminal domain-containing protein; amino-acid sequence: MENLYEKVAYLRGLADGLGVSEESKEGRLIRSIIDVLDEFADAINELDTRYSELEDVVESLDEDLEKLEDEVYEDYDDEEYDDYYDEEDEDEDLIEITCPNCKVTFYLEEDEYLNEDEIECPNCNEVIYLDELEEEYDHEEYDQDYEDDEKDEESEENGQNK
- a CDS encoding pyridoxal-phosphate-dependent aminotransferase family protein → MRKPKLLMTPGPTPLPPEVITAMSQQIIHHRTKEFAEIFSRVNENLKKVFQTKNNVLTFAASGTGAMEASAVNFFSEGDTVLVVSVGVFGDRFINICKTFGLNVIEKKYPHGEAANIDEIIDILENDKSNIKGVFITHNETSTGVTNPIEKLARYLKDKDKILIVDAVSSLGAIDLKTDEWGVDVVVTGSQKALMSPPGLAFVSVSDKAWEFYKTSKLRKFYWDFKKYQDNLLKESQDTPFTPAVTLIRAVDVGLKLLLDYGLENNFKRHTRLAKLTQLAVDKLNLELLPKKEYSSAVITAIKAPEGIDIEKVRKIMNQKYDIMVAGGQANLKGKIIRIGHMGYVDEFDLLKTIQCFELSLLECGYKNFEVGEPTKAILQEIAKEVV
- a CDS encoding DegV family protein — its product is MGVTIVTDSTADLSLEMYEKFGIEMVPLTVYFKDEAYKDWVDIDPVSFYQKLQSSLELPRTSQPSPEQFLKVFKEELEKGNEVVSIHLSSKLSGTYNSACIAKEMIGSEKIYPIDGRTASIGTGILAILAKRLADEGRSGKEIADIIEKKKKAIRHLFAVETLEYLKKGGRISPAKATLGNVLNIKPILHIVDGVVEPFDKVRGMKRAIPRIIDEIKQKGLKLTKQLCGFSYAGSLDEAKEYVEMIKKELSPGELIVTQIGSVIGTYVGPGTVAFIFFEE
- a CDS encoding Rne/Rng family ribonuclease, which codes for MQSEIIVDVSFGETRVAVLEDKELVEIYIERNDQQSIVGNIYKGVVENILPGMDAAFVNIGQDKNAFLYLGDINRLEFGDTDEYYEIKTNPLALRCGQEIVVQVIKEAYDQKGPRVTTNITLPGRYLVLLPNTDYIGISKRIEFEEERTRLKEIACKIKPDGMGLIVRTAAEGKSEEVLRNELEFLRNLWQKIRQKSKESAPVLLYKDYDLVFKAVRDMFTNQVDRFVINDRKKYNKIIEFLSTYAPSLKSKVEYFNLATNIFEYFQIEQKLSKALSKRIWLKSGGYIVIDETEALTVIDVNTGKFVGKNDVSETILKTNLEAAVEIARQIRLRDIGGIIIIDFIDMKNPEHQKLVLDALKEALKRDKTKTVVVGITPLGLVEMTRKKVRQRLSCIMQSCCPYCEGSGKILSPETVGLKVLKEIEWYFKNRVEEKFFVEINTKVCEVLRKGEVDRIKELQEKYKKKVYLKASSNIHINKFTICPVKDEDHYMALCGALSEGDEVLAFVEEEDKFNPKNAVGYVNQNRIEFDDASDLIGKYIYAKVEKVYGTMSKGKILEVCEENKEDVKEF
- a CDS encoding TIGR03936 family radical SAM-associated protein → MLVKRYRFYFSRDLPSCFISHLDMVRLFERAFKRLGIKLKFTEGFNPHPKITFILPMAVGLCSPEEMFEVDVEEELDEKVIEKLNLILPKGLKVLKIEETIDKIQVSDMYYKCFIEAKEDFCKLFEDFMKENPKIRREKEGKVIFRNVWDYLLNYECNKKENNIEIVFHINVINGSYIKPEDIIKSFSEKYNLEYKIVKIEREKVNYQRVI
- the efp gene encoding elongation factor P, with the translated sequence MVEAGDFRRGLTIEYDGQIFQVIEFLHVKPGKGAAFVRTKLKNIKTGAVIEKTFRPDERMPLAHIERREMQYLYNDGELYYFMDTQTYEQIALNQEMVGDALKFVKENMTVTILSHNGSVFGVEPPRFVELEVIDTEPGFKGDTQTGATKPAKVETGAVIQVPLFINVGDKIKIDTSTEEYLSRV